ctgctcctaaagtcgacaattttggcacctatagttgatataattcccatatcccattttcttttataaagtgactagagctcaaaacgcggctaatccaatatttaaagttttgactcgAGCCTACTCTTAGTGTTTAAaacaattttaacgacattttactttaattgatagtttatagtaatttcgccccgctgcccaccagaggggcgttcgatgtatttgttagattttataaatgatactgtgggcaaatccaggtcaaatgtagttctgtcataatttttcgcaaatcgaaaaggaagcgtttgacagtcaattgagaaatattggtaaaatacgatacaaacataggatggcagaccgctgatttgaaatcccgccacgttttgccaacagtcacgtggtttatgttggagccacaccagccctatagcttctgcacagcaaggccagtctactagtatctatggtcgaagccacTACTGcactagtcatagataagatgtatatagcaaagataaacataataagcggagagtgcaaacaaaatagtgctgctgcgaatccaccgtgcttgtaaataaataattaatctttaaaagtggtaacatctgtcggaagtgacgatgCAGATTCGCAGCAGctctattttgtttgcactctgcgcttattatgtttatatttgctatatacatcttatctgtgactagcgcagtagtggcttcgaccatagatattggTAGACTGGTCATGACGTAAATTTCGTGGCACCAACTTCTCTACTGCTATACCACGTGACTATTGGCAAAACAATGGTGGTATCCTGTTGTGCTTATGGTTGTACCGAGCGTTTTGTGAAGGGAAGTAACATTAAATTTCACGTGTAAGTATTATTAGTTTAATTTAGTGGCATTTCTTGAATACTGATAAACTATTGTGTATATCATATCCTGACCCAGAACGTCACAGTTACGTAAATTGTCGGTTTGAAGTGCTGTGTGTGTTTCCAAGCCCACATTGCAATCGTATATATTTCTTGAAATGGTAAGCCACAAAGCTGCTTTTTCTCTTTCGTATAGGTTTCCAAAGAATGAAGGGCGCAGGCAGATGTGGATACAGGCAGTGAAACGAAAAGATTTCAAGCCTTCTGCGCACACACGCATCTGTTCGAAGCACTTTGAAGAAAATTGTTTCGACAAAGAAAAGACTGGTGGGAATTGGCTTCACAGTGACGTCGTGCCAACAAAATTCGGTTTCCCTGAGCATCTTCAAGCAAAGAGACCCAAACTTCCGACTAAGAGAGATTCATTAGACGAAATTGCAGGAACTTCCCATAATTCTCGTAAGTCTAGATATTTACTTTGTGTTAATATGTTAACGTAAGAAGGAGAGTGTCAAGCAGTGGCTGTAAAAATGTAACAGCGTTTCTTAAAGTAACATTGTCGTAATATGCGTTAGACTGAGGGGAAATTCTTTCATGTACATTTTCGTTCAATGGACTGGTATTTTGTTTGCAGCCACTATACAAGCTTCTGAAGTAAAAGCTGGGACAAGCAAATGTTTTAGATACATAGGAGATTTTAAGGAAGATGATTTGGCTGTTCCTGGCATAGCTAGTAAAATGGCAAGTGTTGCAAAAAAGCAGCTGAAGAAGAAAGCCAGAAAATTAAGTAATTTGCAGCGATCAGCCCacaggatgaggaagaaaattttaaatttggaaTCATTAATAATTGACCTTCAAAGGAATAGTCTTATAAGTGAATCCATGGGTAATTTGCTGAAGGTAAGATAGAACTATGTACTTCAAGTAGTACTTATAATTTCTTGACATATGACATTGAAGACATACCAAATTGCCATTCTTATTATAAATATCAGGTGGTGTAGAGTCTAGTATTGTACCTGTCTTATGGTTCCATGACAAGTGACATAGTTGATTGTAAGAAAGTCTCTATTCACACAAATGTAGGCATTGTTTTGAAAAATATCAACATGTTCATGTAAATAATTGGATAAAATTACACTGTGGAGAGTACTGCAACTAGCCACAAGTTTTTTAGAAGTGATTGTTATTGTAACATTGCTAGTTTCGGACCTGGAACCCATTGCCATGCAAACCACTAATTCCTTGCAGTTTTATGTGTGtgtcctaaaattttgaaattacatatttCTTGAAAGGTATTAGATTGTATATAGACTGTACACATTGCACTTACTTCATGAAATTCTCTCCTTTACATTTCCTCTCTTAGAACTTTGTTATATTTTGGGACACATACATAAAACTTGCAAGAAATCAATGCTACCATCTGACAATGGGCTCAGACTCAAAGCTAGTAATGGTACAATAGAAATCACTACTAAAAGAAACTTGTGACTGGTTGcattatttcctacagtgtaatttacaaaaacagttgtgGTGTTCAATAACCACAATGGATAAAATAAAGTGGGAGAAAGCACCATAATTTAATATAAATGAGAAAGCAGTAACTTTTATTAAAGTGGAGACACTCTTGGAAACTTAACTATGTTCGATCTACCATACATGTGCACAAATAGTAGAAACAGTTATGATATTTTGTTCCTTCTATGCACAAATTTAGTTTGTAACTGCTAATTATGTGTTGTTTTCTCTTTCCTTATCAATGTAGAGTCTTCTGCATGATGTGATATACAGAACATGTTGAGCGAATGACAGTTTGTAGCCTAGCTCTTGCAGTTCTTTACTGAGAGTATCATATTGCTTTCAGAGGCTGCCACCAGGTACATCAGAGTTGTTAAAGCATGTCAGCAGAGGTCAAACAAGAGAAAAGTACCCAGCAGCTCTTCGGACCTTTGCTTTAACTCTTAATTTCTACAGCAGCAAGGCTTACAGTTACATAAGGAGAAATTTCAATACATCTCTGCCACATCCACGGACACTGAGAAGGTGGTACAGTGTGATTGATGGAAATCCAGGTTTTAGCAAAGCAGTTGCTCTCAGAATAAAGAGTCAAGAGCTTATGAACAAGAGCAAGAAATTGCTGTGTGCTATGTCATTTGACGAAATTGCATTGAATTTCGTCAAAATAAATTTGTTGGATATGTAGATTATGGAGCAGAGCTTGATGATGATAACCTTCCTGTTGCAAATGAGGCACTAACATTTATGGTAACTGCTGTTAACAGTTCTTGGAAACTGCCAATTGGTTACTTTCTAGTCAATGGACTAACTGCACTAGAAAAATCTAACCTATTGAATGAGGCTCTAAAGTTTACTTTTGATGCTGGTCTTGAGGTGATATCCGTAACTTTTGATGGAACACATGTAAATACTGCAATGATAGAAAAGCTAGGTGCTTCTTTTTCTTTagctaacacaaaatctttctttaAGCATCCATTGTGTAATGATGAAATATGTATTTTCCTTGACCCATGTCACATGCTAAAGTTAGTACGTAATACCTTAGTTGGTAAGGGCACAATTTTTGATGGCAATAGAAATCCTATTAAATGGGATTATGTACCCAAGTTAcatgatttgcaatgtgtggagacaCTTCAACTTGCTACAAAAGTAAGAATGAAGCATGTTGAGTGGTATCGCCATAAGATGAATGTCAGAATTGCTGCACAGACATTGAGTAATAGTGTAGCTAATGCCCTTGAATTTCTTGGCAAAGATTTGCAGCTAGACGATTTTAAAGACTGTGAGCCAACAGTTAGGTTCATAAGGATTATGAACAATGTTTTTGATTGCTTCAACAGTAGAAATCTGTTAGCGAAAGGTTATAAAGCACCTCTGTCATTGCAGACTGCTAGCCACATTTTGTCTTTTCTGGATGAAGctgaagaatatacactcctggaaattgaaataagaacaccgtgaattcattgtcccaggaaggggaaactttattgacacatttctggggtcagatacatcacatgatcacactgacagaaccacaggcacatagacacaggcaacagagcatgcacaatgtcggcactagtacagtgtatatccacctttcgcagcaatgcaggctgctattctcccatggagacgatcatagagatgctggatgtagtcctgtggaacggcttgccatgccatttccacctggcgcctcagttggaccagcgtgagacgacgcttcatccagtcccaaacatgctcaatgggggacagatccggagatcttgctggccagggtagttgacttacaccttctagagcacgttgggtggcacgggatacatgcggatgtgcattgtcctgttggaacagcaagttcccttgccggtctaggaatggtagaacgatgggttcgatgacggtttggatgtaccgtgcactattcagtgtcccctcgacgatcaccagtggtgtacggccagtgtaggagatcgctccccacaccatgatgccgggtgttggccctgtgtgcctcggtcgtatgcagtcctgattgtggtgcttacctgaacggcgccaaacaattatacgaccatcattggcaccaaggcagaagcgactctcatcgctgaagacgacacgtctccattcgtccctccattcacgcctgtcgcgacaccactggaggcgggctgcacgatgttggggcgtgagcggaagacggcctaactgtgtgcgggaccgtagcccagcttcatggagacggttgcgaatggtcctcgccgataccccaggagcaacagtgtccctaatttgctgggaagtggcggtgcggtcccctacggcactgcgtaggatcctacggtcttggcgtgcatccgtgcgtcgctgcggtccggtcccaggtcgacgggcacgtgcaccttccgccgaccactggcgacaacatcgatgtactgtggagacctcacgccccacgtgttgagcaattcggcggtacgtccacccggcctcccgcatgcccactatacgccctcgctcaaagtccgtcaactgcacatatggttcacgtccacgctgtcgcggcatgctaccagtgttaaagactgcgatggagctccatatgccacggcaaactggctgacactgacggtggcggtgcacaaatgctgcgcagctagcgccattcgacggccaacactgcggttcctggtgtgtccgctgtgccgtgcgtgtgatcattgcttgtacagccctctcacagtgtccggagcaagtatggtgggtctgacacaccggtgtcaatgtgttcttttttccatttccaggagtgtataaagaatttAAGACTGGATGCAAATGGCCCCTCTGTTTTGTTTACAAA
Above is a window of Schistocerca cancellata isolate TAMUIC-IGC-003103 chromosome 11, iqSchCanc2.1, whole genome shotgun sequence DNA encoding:
- the LOC126108188 gene encoding uncharacterized protein LOC126108188 — encoded protein: MRHLATKKPDLKAVATEAVTHMSPKCGTLFGMQLLHKPFTLWTEAERRPSLSLFYKSPAAYEVGMKLPSKKIIQKWVSEMDIIAGTETKLFEHLVEKVKTMDDSCQGCVLVFDEMSVRKCLSYYAKYDIIEGYADFGSLRPTIQASEVKAGTSKCFRYIGDFKEDDLAVPGIASKMASVAKKQLKKKARKLSNLQRSAHRMRKKILNLESLIIDLQRNSLISESMGNLLKRLPPGTSELLKHVSRGQTREKYPAALRTFALTLNFYSSKAYSYIRRNFNTSLPHPRTLRRWYSVIDGNPGFSKAVALRIKSQELMNKSKKLLCAMSFDEIALNFVKINLLDM